One stretch of Macaca nemestrina isolate mMacNem1 chromosome 17, mMacNem.hap1, whole genome shotgun sequence DNA includes these proteins:
- the LOC139359319 gene encoding CMT1A duplicated region transcript 15 protein-like protein, whose translation MFSCCFPTSRGCCFRNGGSESLFRRFRRRLIPHPRRLWPFVRRRTRVPQGSPGQALVGQATPEIPSGLHLHTALLQEETREPMEAEAHALTPYAEIEAFPAPAVEPEPAWEEPPPETALEVEGAPAKDQPKEELPEITAPTVVTDLSPEVEHVARERGGREGVTSTAPARSSYAAPSPGHGGNHGGREPGFGERLVSFIRAAVLLLQGLFILLLLVGSIWVQEVLESMKRRLGGRIPAVPPALRGGLLLRARMSACNWASRLFAPEVLPRMGS comes from the exons ATGTTCTCGTGTTGCTTCCCCACTTCGAGAGGCTGCTGCTTCAGGAATGGAGGGAGTGAGAGCCTTTTCCGACGATTCCGAAGAAGGCTCATCCCTCACCCCAGACGCCTGTGGCCCTTTGTAAGAAGGCGCACCCGGGTACCACAGGGCAGCCCGGGGCAGGCCCTAGTGGGCCAGGCCACACCAGAGATCCCATCGGGGCTGCATCTGCACACTGCCCTCCTCCAGGAGGAGACTCGGGAGCCCATGGAGGCAGAGGCACATG CTCTTACTCCATATGCAGAAATAGAAGCATTTCCAGCACCAGCTGTTGAGCCAGAGCCAGCATGGGAAGAGCCCCCTCCAGAGACAGCGCTGGAGGTGGAGGGAGCTCCAGCCAAGGACCAACCCAAGGAGGAGCTGCCTGAAATCACGGCACCTACTGTAGTCACTGACCTTAGCCCTGAAGTTGAACATGTGGCAAGAGAGAGAGGCGGCAGGGAGGGGGTGACCAGCACGGCCCCAGCCAGGAGCTCCTATGCTGCCCCTAGTCCTGGGCACGGTGGCAACCACGGAGGTAGAGAGCCTGGGTTTGGAGAGAGGCTTGTGTCATTCATTAGAGCCGCAGTCCTGCTGCTGCAGGGCCTGTTTATTCTCCTGCTGCTGGTGGGGTCTATCTGGGTGCAGGAGGTGCTGGAGAGCATGAAGAGGAGGCTGGGAGGAAGAATTCCAGCAGTTCCTCCTGCACTCAGAGGCGGCCTCCTCCTCCGGGCACGGATGTCTGCCTGCAACTGGGCATCCAGGCTGTTTGCCCCTGAAGTGCTGCCCAGGATGGGCTCTTAA